gtggaaaatttttttcagatcgACAGTAAATATTTGTacctttgaattttgttggggaactttctttttccgtgTCGGGTGTACCACCACCAATTGTTATTACAGCAGTACTCTCGTTTTGCGCTGGAAATCAAATTATCAAGTAGCCAACGGAGATCAAGTTAAAAAGAATTCTGTTTGCTTTTAATtcgaaatcaattcaattctaaGGCCAAAATCAAGAGGTTTCGAATGTGTTCACGAAGGCTATTAACTGAACAAATCAAAACGATTGTACCGTGGCGACTGAGAAGTGAGCGAATGAAATTCGAAAGAGAATACTCACGATTCCGGAAGGGAGACGTCATTTTTCTGAAGCACGAGTAGTCCAGTAACCAGTGGCCAACTGGCAGACGAAATGTGAAGGATATCTGATGAGGTGGGATGATGTGAACATGATCTTGCTTTATCATCTATCGACTTGGGGTGAACGGATGCGAGCCCATCAAACACATGGGCAGACATTTTCCGTACGGGATGTAGCAACACAGTAGCTTGATCAGCTGTTGCCTCGGCGGCTTTCCAGACCAAGTGGCATCGCGTCACAGTATACCGGTGCATTTGTTAACCAGAGAACATTGATATCTATAGTAATTAGAACTTTTGCATAATGTGAACACGTCTAACAGAAAGGGATGCATCGTactaaggttttttttttcatgtcctGATACTTCCGGTTCCGGAATTCCTCCCTTCCAAGAATTTTGCAGTAatattacacattttttttattattgtggTTACCCATTTTGTTGCCAATgtgcaaaaacaaatgttttttcacattgaatttcatttgtgATGACGGCAGCAAAAGGAGATCCACTTTTGGCATCGTTAAAAAGACGGAATTCTTTTACCTTTATATCTTGTTACCGGTTGTCGctgatgaaataatttttcatgGCGTTTTCTTAATGTAATCTAATATTAGATTTACCTGTTTTTGGGTTGAAGCAGTCTTATTTGAAATTACTACAAgtttttaatgaattaaacAATCACACCAAATGTGTTCATTTTGACttcacattttcaatttaaggATTTTGGCGCCATAATTTGAATTCGCTTACACACGCGAGTAGCAACGCATTATCccaacaaagtttttttttgtatcattttAAGATACATAGTAGTTGGTTAGGAAAAAAATCGCTAAtgagaaacatttaaaatgagTAACAGACTATTGTAAGAATGCCAATGGATTTCATGGAAAATaagataacaaataaataaatttgtcaAGGATCTTATTATAGAATTTAGACGTTTTCGAATAGCGATAATGGAGCTGATGGATCTCCACTATCTCCAGATGATTCATGATAATCGTACTCATCCTATGAAGAAAAACTCAATTGATGTACATCATTATTTAAGTCAACTGCAGAGCTAACTTACCGTTGTTGTAGCTGTAGAGCTTACACCTGTAGTGATAGGGGAAACTGAAGCAGCTATAGTGTTGCCATTTATTCCACCTTGTGTTGTCGTTTCAATCGTTGTCGGTTCAAGTGATGGCGCTATACTGCTCGTTTTAGTAATATCAAAATCTTCTGTATTCTCAATTACGTCCGGTGCTGCAGGGTAGACTCCGGGAGGAAGAGTTCCTTTTCGCGGACCTGCGAATTCAGTCGTTGAAGAGAGGGGGATTTCATTTGGATTAGCGGTGGATGTTGGTCTGTGAACAGGAGAACGTGTCATAGAAATTAaaggtataaatttatttcatgcCATACTTTTTTCGTGATGAAGTAGGGATTGAAATAGCGACAATAAGTACGACGATAACAACTATTCCTATTACGAAAAATCTATTTCGTTTGAACCAGTTTATTGCTGGGTTATTTTTGGGTTCGTGTTTGATTTCTCCTAGTTCAACTGTCAAAGAAAGGAGATTCGTCAAGGAGATGTTAGATTAGACTTTTGTTTAATTAGTGCTACTTGAAGTAAATTTCTCGGCAGCtttcaaatttgaactttCGGTAGCGCTCGCTTGCTTTGCAGACGCTCCGGTATCCAAGTTACTTTTTGCATCGTCAATAATTGCCGTTGATTGAGAGTTGGCATCTTTCTTCAGTTGATTGTCATCTTCAGTATCATTAAATTTCTTATAAGACACAGGTTCTATGGCATTCGCATCTGAAATCACAGCAGCTATAAATGGAGTCATGTTACAcaagttttaaataatgatTGATCACTCTAAATCGATTGTAAACGAACGTAGTAGTATGCGAAAGTACCTTGTGTGTCGCTTTTGTCTGAATCACTTGAactatcatcatcatctattTCGTCTTTAACGGGGTCCTCGTTCAGTTGTTCACAAGGTTGATCGTTCACCACTTCATTTGCAATAGCCAAGTCTTAAAattcaagaacaaaaaattacaatcaGCAGATGTCTAACTGATTTACAAACTAAATTTACCTTTTGTGTCTGTTGGAGAGGAATCACTTGAAATATCGCCATCAACTCCGTCCTTACCGGGATCCGTGTTCAGTTGTTTAATAGGTTGTTCGTTGGCCACGCCATTTACAATATCTAAATCGTAAAGTGTTTCGATAATTCAGGGGAAAATTTGTAATTGgcagaaatcaaattaatctGGAAACTTTACCTTGCGTGTCTGTTTTATGGACATCATTTGAAATACTGCCATCTATTTCGTCCTTTTTGGGATCCGCGTTCACTTGTTTACTAGGTTGTTCGTTCACCACGTCATTTTCAACATCTAAATCGTAAAATTCAACCTCAACCTCTGTTGACAGTATTTCAATCAGTCAGGGGCAGATTTGTAATCGGTTGAAATTATATTGATCTGGAAACTTTAccttgtgtgtctgtttgaCGGACATCACTTGGAATATCGTTATCTATTCCTTCCTTTTTGGGATCTGCGTTCAGTTGTTTACTAGGTTGTTCGTTTACCACCTCATCTACAATCGCTGTATCGTAAAAATTCAAGAAGCAAAAACATCATTGACGAGTGTTTAAATGAGTCACCGGTCTATCTGTAACCAGCAAAAATCAAGTTGATCTGCCAAATTGTTAGATACTGAATTACCATCGTAATCTTTGACGGTGAACGATTCCGGCTTTTCAATGTTGGTGTTCTCTTCTGGTTTAAAAAACAGTTCGGACACATAATaccctttctttttccccatggcttaaaacaaatattttattttagatatttatttatacttaAACGAATTCGTTTGTTGTCAAGTCGTGAATACctgttaagattttttttttagtggagTGTTAAATAAACAACTAGTCGACTCGTAGCTCAATCACTATTTAGACAGGGTAACGTTTTGAAGGTTTATTTGTAGATCGTTGCTCATTGGCGACACAGACCGCTTTTCTTGGGGTGTCAAATTTCCAGGATACTTGTGTAAATGGATGTGGTTTTAGTTATCTGATTTTAGATTTCGAGCCTTGAGAAACTGTCAAGAAACGAGCGTTGCACAATATTTGCCTTTTTGTGACCCCCTCTGTGTTTGAATTATCTGGCAGTTGGGAAACTGTTGACTTCCGCGACCACTTGACGagcttcttatttttctaattttttttttttttgcaatataTTTTAACTGTAGTAAATAACATTTCA
The window above is part of the Daphnia pulex isolate KAP4 chromosome 3, ASM2113471v1 genome. Proteins encoded here:
- the LOC124190174 gene encoding acidic repeat-containing protein-like isoform X2, which translates into the protein MGKKKGYYVSELFFKPEENTNIEKPESFTVKDYDAIVDEVVNEQPSKQLNADPKKEGIDNDIPSDVRQTDTQEVEVEFYDLDVENDVVNEQPSKQVNADPKKDEIDGSISNDVHKTDTQDIVNGVANEQPIKQLNTDPGKDGVDGDISSDSSPTDTKDLAIANEVVNDQPCEQLNEDPVKDEIDDDDSSSDSDKSDTQDANAIEPVSYKKFNDTEDDNQLKKDANSQSTAIIDDAKSNLDTGASAKQASATESSNLKAAEKFTSIELGEIKHEPKNNPAINWFKRNRFFVIGIVVIVVLIVAISIPTSSRKKPTSTANPNEIPLSSTTEFAGPRKGTLPPGVYPAAPDVIENTEDFDITKTSSIAPSLEPTTIETTTQGGINGNTIAASVSPITTGVSSTATTTDEYDYHESSGDSGDPSAPLSLFENV
- the LOC124190174 gene encoding lisH domain-containing protein C1711.05-like isoform X1 yields the protein MGKKKGYYVSELFFKPEENTNIEKPESFTVKDYDAIVDEVVNEQPSKQLNADPKKEGIDNDIPSDVRQTDTQEVEVEFYDLDVENDVVNEQPSKQVNADPKKDEIDGSISNDVHKTDTQDIVNGVANEQPIKQLNTDPGKDGVDGDISSDSSPTDTKDLAIANEVVNDQPCEQLNEDPVKDEIDDDDSSSDSDKSDTQAAVISDANAIEPVSYKKFNDTEDDNQLKKDANSQSTAIIDDAKSNLDTGASAKQASATESSNLKAAEKFTSIELGEIKHEPKNNPAINWFKRNRFFVIGIVVIVVLIVAISIPTSSRKKPTSTANPNEIPLSSTTEFAGPRKGTLPPGVYPAAPDVIENTEDFDITKTSSIAPSLEPTTIETTTQGGINGNTIAASVSPITTGVSSTATTTDEYDYHESSGDSGDPSAPLSLFENV
- the LOC124190174 gene encoding uncharacterized protein LOC124190174 isoform X3 codes for the protein MGKKKGYYVSELFFKPEENTNIEKPESFTVKDYDAIVDEVVNEQPSKQLNADPKKEGIDNDIPSDVRQTDTQDVENDVVNEQPSKQVNADPKKDEIDGSISNDVHKTDTQDIVNGVANEQPIKQLNTDPGKDGVDGDISSDSSPTDTKDLAIANEVVNDQPCEQLNEDPVKDEIDDDDSSSDSDKSDTQAAVISDANAIEPVSYKKFNDTEDDNQLKKDANSQSTAIIDDAKSNLDTGASAKQASATESSNLKAAEKFTSIELGEIKHEPKNNPAINWFKRNRFFVIGIVVIVVLIVAISIPTSSRKKPTSTANPNEIPLSSTTEFAGPRKGTLPPGVYPAAPDVIENTEDFDITKTSSIAPSLEPTTIETTTQGGINGNTIAASVSPITTGVSSTATTTDEYDYHESSGDSGDPSAPLSLFENV